The Candidatus Zixiibacteriota bacterium DNA window GTGTTGTCACTGCGGGCATAGATTCCGGACATATGACCGGAAGGCGGAACATAAACATTTTTATCGCTGGCGGGGTCATACACTTCGAGCCAGGGGAAATAGAACGCCGCATACTGGCTGTCACGGGGCTTTTTGATCTTGTCGACTCCGCCCTTTTCGATTTCAAGGGTGGAGTCCAGAATAGCGAAACGATTCATCCTCTCGCAATGCGAAATGACCGCATCCTGGATAGCGGGCTCGGTCATACCCGGGGCACAGACAATCGCGATTTCATCGACTTCCTCGAAAGTTACCAGTCCGGTCTTGTTGCCGGGACCCTCATCCTTGCCCATAAACAGTGCCGGTGAGGGGCCACCACCCGACGACTGCGGGGGAGACTGCGGTTTCTTTTCGTCTTTGCCTTCTTCTTTTTTGGGAGGAGGCGGAGGGGGAGGCGGACCTTCCATCCCGATATTGGTCACAAAACAGCGGCTTCCACCGTTGTTGAAGAATCCATATACAGCGTGAGCCAGATAGGGACTGTCGTTAAATTCACCAAAGGTTCTGGTGAATTGTCCCCAGTTGGTAATCAATGTAGCTTCGTTTTTGGGTCCTTTTTTGGTTTGCCCGATGAAGCCGACTGTCGAGGTACCGACCGCTTCCAGCGGCTTACTCCCCTTATCGACCTCTTCGACATAGACACCCGGAGACAAATATTCCGGCATAGAAAACCTCCATGTTTAATCTTTTATCGCTTTGCCTATCTTTTATTCCTTTTTACGCATATCTATAATTCGCTCCTCCACCCGACGGAATCGCCGTTGCCTCTCGGATTCCATCTCGATCGTGACCTGATAAAAAGAAGCCGGCCTCATTGGTTCTCTGAGAGCCGACCAGAAACGAATCTGCTTTTCCTGTGAAAACGGGAGCATCCTGAGCCCGATCCTGTCTGCGGGATGATTGATGTATTCCTTCAAATCCTCAAGCTTGCCAAGATCCGAATTGTCGTAAAGCGAGAGGATACTGCGCCCGAGAATCTGCTGTTCCGTATCAGGATCGGCAGCAAAAGCGCATAACATGTATTGCAAATCCAGCTTCAAAGGTGGCTCGCGTAAAAACTCATAGTAGTTACCATCCTTATCACGGTCCTGAATCTGGTAGGGATCGCGCTCCTTGAGCTCCTGGTTTTCAGTAATACTGTAAAGGTAAAAAATGCAACAGGGCATTTCCTTGGACAATTTATCCAGGTTCGGTTGCCAATTGAGGCATTCGACTTTTTTCAAGTCGACGCGTTTGAATTCTTCTTCCAGAAGCTTCAGCACTGCCGAAGTTACTTGCTGGATGATCGTATGGCTTTTCATCCTTGAATCTGCAGTAATCTCAAGATCCTATAAGGTGATCAGGATAGTTATTTTCCAACGAATTATAATTCAGGAACTTGCCTGAAGCAATATAAAAAAAACAGTCCAGAATCCCATTATACGTATCAATGAAACACTTTGTTAACCCGATGTCAAGCGGCATCTGGATTCGATTGACATTATCAAAACAAAAGCCGTCTCCGGCAATCGGAAACGGCTTGTATACATCTCTCTGTAGATCTCTAAATTAGAAGCTTTTGAACTCTTTGATGGGAACTTCCTTGCAATCCCTGGGCGGAGCGAAATGCCCATCTTTAAAAGCCTTGGTAGAATAATTCAAAAGCTTGATATTGGTTTCGAATACATCGGCACCCTGTCCGGTCGGCATCTGTGCCACGATCGTACCCTCGACTGGTATCCCCTCCATCTCGGCCAGCAGACGGTTGAGATTATACTCATCCAGATCGAGTCTGATCAAAATATCAAAGAAACTGCCAGTGACATTGTTTGTCCCGCGCAAGAATTTATGCGCAAACAGGTTATAGCTGTTATACATTTTGTGGTTGGGAATCTCTTTGGTGACCCAGAGAAAACCCTCGAAGTAATGCTTGACCTTGGCTTCGCCAACCCCGGTATTGCGGGCATGGTCGAGCCGGAAGGTGATCTTATCGCACTTTTTGCCGTCGATCGTCTTGGTTTCACCGGTCTTTTCGATCTTCATCTGCGGTCGCCTGGCATCAGCGGCAGAATCGATGACAGGAAATTCGGAGGCGCGCATCATTCTGACAGCCCATTCCTTGGCCGCCGGATTGACAAACATCTGCTTTTTTCCGTTGAGGTCATGGATTGTGATTGTAGTGACATTGGAAAGCACGGAGTCGCCCAATGTAATAACAGAGTTACGGCTGGACCTGCACAGGCTGTCTTTATAGATATCCTGCGTATGTGTCAACTTCACCGGCCCGACCAGGGGCAGTCCCTTGGTAATAATCGAATGCTCCACCGAAAGGTATTGTCCCGATTTACCTTGTGCTGAAAGCTGGGCGGTCAACCCAAATATCAGCAACAAGACAATTGACAGTTTACCGACATTTCGAAAAGTCATAGTAATCTCTCCCTATGGATTAGAAAATGTTTTCTTGCTTTATCAGATCTCATACATGCTCTGTCAGTTACTAATAGACCGGACGCACGACCTGTATTTCAATATTTATTATACAACGCGAAGACGGAAATAGATCACATTTTTGCGATTTAAAATCAAACCCTCCCTTCGCTTTAGAATTTCACACGGTAATACTCCGGAATATCAAAAACGGCCGGATTGATTTTCTTTTCCAGCAGTTCATCGAGATTCAAGCTGACCGTAATCCGCGCCTTCTTGTTCATCGTAACAGTTTCAACTAAAAACTCAGCCCTGACCACCGCACCTTCCAAATTGAGCAGAATCCGCTGGAGATCGGGACGATCGACATTCAAGCGCCTGAGAATACGCCATAAAGCGAGCCCTTCGAACTCGGAGCCCCCGTACAATGCCGCCAGACGGTGATGATAACCTTCAAGGATTCCGGACGCTTCGATATCGGAAATGATCCAGATTTCACCGTTTATATACGTCCCGCGGTCGAGACGGCCGGACTTTTTGGGCTTTTCGGCCCTGTCCTCGATCACAATTTTGCGGCAATTCTGGAATTCGTCGATCTGCATGTACTCTTCGGTCAGTTCAACCGCCAGACTGCTTTTGAGGGCTGAATCGACCGGTAAATCACGTTTATCGTAGAACTTCGTCTCGTAGGTCGAATCAGACGCCTGCAACAAGCTCAGGCTGAAATCGCGAAAATCGAGAATCTCGGTACGTTTTACTGTACTGCGATCGTCGCCCATAACTACTTCCGCTGAGCCATGGTAACGTGCGACTTCGCTCGAAACCGTCAGTTTACCGGTTTCGGTCTGGGGTCCCATGAGCGGTAAGTTGTCGAGCTTGATATGGTATTTTAGTTCCACCGCCGGTACCGCCCGCGTCTTTCGGGCATCGTCCTTGTCCGCCTCTTTTTCGGAAGTTCCCCCGCAACCTGAAAAAGCTGACAACAGAAATACCGCCATACCCGCGCGAATGCAGTTTAATCCGACTCTGAAGATCACTAATACATCCTGAATTGGTTGAATTCCACCTCTTGATAGCCTTCAGGAACCGACAGCAGGATCTGGTCAATATCCGTGGTCGTGTAATCTTCGAGCTTCAAGCTGATCCCGTACTTGACCATATCGCCATCCATCGGCACATTGACTTCAAAATCAGCCTCGACCGGGACACCATTGAGCTTCTGATTGATTTCATCCAGCCAGGCATCTCCCATATCGATCTGGTTGGCGAGCCCGAAGAAACCGGAACTCGTTGTCAAAAACTGATCCGACAGCCGTGACATCTGATCCTGGAAATCCGTAAACAGCTGAACGTTCTCGATATCTTTCGAAACCCACATAAAACCCTTGAGTTTACTGGTAAAATCAGTTTCAGGATCGTTCAACTGGAGATCGAATTCGAGTGCTTCGCACTGTCCGTAATTCTCAATTGATTTGGTTGAGTCCTGGCTGACGGTCACCTCCCGGCGGGCAAACTTAAGCGGAGCTTCTCCCGTATCGGCAACATCCTCGCCTTGTGCAACTGCCCGGGCCTGTTCTTCCATCATCTCGTAGTGGGTCATCAGTGAATCGAATTCCTCGAGCGTCATGACAACGTAATTCGAATCGAAATCGTTAATCATGTAGATATTGCCTTCATCGAGGTTAACCATGACCGTGGAGGAAATCTCCTGTGCTTCACCACCCACGATTACCGAGGAACGCATCACCGAACGCATGATATTGCCGGAAAACATCTGGGTCTGTTTCAATGTCACCGGTCCGACCACCGGCAGATCTTTGACAGCGATGGTTGTGTTCAATGTCAGGTCATTGCCTTTCTCCGCAGCCTCTTTCTGGGCGCAGGCTAAAAGCGTTACCATGACCAGAAACAGAATGCCAGCTTTTTTTAACATAGAACCTTCCTGTATCTTGTTTGAAATGAGGTTAATATTCTTCCCTGCCTTTGTTGATTTTTCGGTTTATCTCCGAAATCTGTTCGATAAATTTATGTCGGGTCGCGTGATCCAGCTCCATGATCTCATCCAAATCCCAGTGAAAATGATAAGCCATGTAAGCTACCTCCCGGAGCAGATCCTCCCGGGGGTAGCTGACTATTTTCCCAGGCTACCCATATCAACTTCGAACTGGTGTCCGCAGGAGGGACACACAGCCGGAATCATCGCGGTACCTTCCTCATTTATCTGCCGATAAAAATCCTGTAAATACGACAGGTCGGCCGAAAACAAATTCTCTATCACACCTGTATTTATATCCGAAAGACTGCCCAGTTTCGTGATTACCCGCGAGAGAATTATTATGACGAGGTAAGCACGGTTCTGCTGGACACGGTAATCTGACAAAGGCGCTATCTCGTCTTTGGCGTTTGCCAGGCGCATAACGCCCTTTTTGTGAACATTGCCATTCGAATCGACATAGCCCTTCGGGAGCGTAAATTCAAACTCGGTTTGAAACACGCCGGCCGCTTTCTGGCTGGAACCGTATTCTGTATCCACCATATCTAAACTCCTTGTGCTTTCGAGGTGAGACTTTTTCCGGAAGACTTGCTCATATAGATTTGACCTGCAATTTTATGCATCATTGCGGATAATTGAACAATAATATAACACAACTTCGGACATACTTCAAGTATGCCACGGTTTGCCCTCAAATTAATTCGAAAGCGACACAAAAATCAAGCAAAAACTGCCGTCCTAACTTGCAAAGCCGTAAATCTGCGCAATAGTACTTGCCCGACAGCCAAAAACTGCTATTTTTCCTCTATGACTGCCAATCACAAACCTAAATATGTTATAGTCAATCAGCGTATCGGTACAATCGAACTCGATCTACCTACGGAATATGCCCGTTATGCCGGGGAGCTGCGAGATTTGATTCGAAAGGAATTCAGCTACGAGATGATCGATTCGCTTCTGGAAGATGATCTCCAGAAATATATCGAGAATTTTCTGCGGGATAAAGAAGAAGAACAGGTTGATGACAGATAATGATCAATTTTGATAAGAGCGCAGAATTTTTTAAAAACCTGGCCGGTTCTAAAGCTCAGGCCACAGCCGACCAGCTCATGAGGCGGGGTCAGCCATTTCTGAGCACATCCGGGCTTCCGGAACTGACTCAAGCGCAGGATAGTTCAATCGATGATTCCCCTCCTACCCCTGAAATGGTCCTGGCTGAAAGCGACGACAGTATGGGACCTCAAATGGAAGATACACCGGATATCGCTAAACAGCAGAGAGCTCAACCAGCAGGTCAAGATCGGCTTTCATCAACAACTGACAATCCGTTTCAACAGGTGGCTGACGCGACCCGGTTGACAACCGATATTAAAGCGGAAACCGCCAGCGCAAAAAGACTGATGACCCGCAGGCTAAATCCGTTTCAAATCGAAATGGTGGCAGAGATAATCAAAGAGAAGCTTGAAAAAGACCTCAAGACCGACAGGGAGCGCAATGGCGAAGACCCGCTTTAATGACACCGAGCTTGCAGACAGCATCATTTCAAGAATACGATTTGAACCGATTATTTCCCGGATTTCTTCCACGTTTGAGCGTGAGTTTGCTGAGAAGAGCCGTAAAAGCAGTGAACTGGCCCACGAGATCATCGAACCCCGCAGGATCGAAACCGGGCAACAACCGGAGAAAATTTCCGACGCTATGGAGGAAGTCAGAGAACAGATCATGATCCGCGATCAGCACAAGCCGGATTACTTTATCTGGGAACTAAAGTTAATAGAAGATGCTGAAGAGTTCGGATTTCTGCGTACAATCCAAAAAAATAAATTGACAAAGTTTGTTCAGGATTTTAGCTTTAAATCAGTCAGCAACCAGTTTAAGGAATATTTTTCATCCAGAATCGAAGTCTCAAGTACTGATATATCCAGTTTCTCCAGAAAGAAGGTTTAATGACCTCCACAGACTGGGAAAGCCTTTTGGCAAACCAGCTCAATCATATCCAGAACAGGATCTCCGGCGCTGTCGACAACGGCAAACGCAATGAGGATATCCGCAGGAAACTGACGGTTCAGTTTTTGGAAGATATGAGCCGGAAGATCAAGGCCTCACTGGAAAAATTCAACCAGTCCGCACGGGTGAAGATGGAGTATGTCGATTTCTCCAAGGATCACCTGGGAAACAGCTATTTTGGTCTGAGACTTCTGACCCGTCAGATGAATTTCGTGGACACCAGGCGAGGTTTCGCAAGGGTCGACCTGATCGAGGGCAGTAGCGTACGTGAGGCGGCCTTCGTTCTGGCACGTCTCTCCCGCACCGGCGATTTAATCACCTGGGAGGAGAAAAACCTGCTGGGTTTCGGCAACCATCTCGAACCGGTCACACTCGACCACCTCGTTCGAAAATACATGACTTACCTGGTCAATAAACAGGCTCAGACCAGCACGATGTAGCCAATCGGGATAGATACCAAATAAAAAACCCGCCTTCAAATTGAGCGGGTTTTTTATATTCTTGCGAGTTTTCACGAAACTATTTCATCAGGATCATCTTGCGGGTTAAAGTATTTTCATTGACCGTCAGGCGATAGAAATACACTCCGCTGGGCATACTGACACCGTTTGATTCGGCGTTGAACACAACCGAGTAATCGCCTGCGTCCTGATGATTATCGACCAGGACAGCACTCGACTGTCCGAGGATATTGTAGACTTCGAGACGGACATGACCGGATTTTTCGAGCGAATAATGAATCATAGTTTCCGGATTGAACGGATTGGGATAATTC harbors:
- a CDS encoding phage tail sheath family protein; translation: MPEYLSPGVYVEEVDKGSKPLEAVGTSTVGFIGQTKKGPKNEATLITNWGQFTRTFGEFNDSPYLAHAVYGFFNNGGSRCFVTNIGMEGPPPPPPPPKKEEGKDEKKPQSPPQSSGGGPSPALFMGKDEGPGNKTGLVTFEEVDEIAIVCAPGMTEPAIQDAVISHCERMNRFAILDSTLEIEKGGVDKIKKPRDSQYAAFYFPWLEVYDPASDKNVYVPPSGHMSGIYARSDNTRGVHKAPANEVVRGALGLRYNISKGEQDILNPRGINCIREFKDRGVRVWGARTVSSDPSWRYVNVRRLFIMVEESIKAGTQWVVFEPNDHTLWKRIVRNITAFLLRVYNDGALFGRTPEEAFYVKCDEETNPPEVVDAGMVVIEIGLAPVKPAEFVIFRISQWQSGASVNE
- a CDS encoding DUF4255 domain-containing protein translates to MKSHTIIQQVTSAVLKLLEEEFKRVDLKKVECLNWQPNLDKLSKEMPCCIFYLYSITENQELKERDPYQIQDRDKDGNYYEFLREPPLKLDLQYMLCAFAADPDTEQQILGRSILSLYDNSDLGKLEDLKEYINHPADRIGLRMLPFSQEKQIRFWSALREPMRPASFYQVTIEMESERQRRFRRVEERIIDMRKKE
- a CDS encoding phage tail assembly protein, which translates into the protein MVDTEYGSSQKAAGVFQTEFEFTLPKGYVDSNGNVHKKGVMRLANAKDEIAPLSDYRVQQNRAYLVIIILSRVITKLGSLSDINTGVIENLFSADLSYLQDFYRQINEEGTAMIPAVCPSCGHQFEVDMGSLGK